CTCTCTTTTAGGTCCGCTAACAATAACTCTCTCAATTTTTGATATTGGATTTAATACATGTGCGCCATGTCCATGGTCATTATAAACTTCTTCATTAGTAATTTCACCAGAAGCTAAACGTTTTATGTATCTTTCAAGGGATTCGTCTGTTAAACTGGAGGTATGATGTTCAAATACTCCTTGAATTTTACCATCTTCGATTGATGCTGCTGTTGTATGGCCATTTCCAATATCTATTACAATAAAACTATTTAATTTTTTAGCTACTTCGTCAAAACACATTCCAGCTATTGAAGCAAATTTTGTATCCATTAATAATGGTGTTTTAGTGATGCCTTCATTTTTCAAGATTCTTCGCACAGCCTGCATTCTTGTCAAATATTCAGGTAAATTGTCTCTAAATCCAAATTCCAATGGGGAAATAGGTTCTGAGATTTTTTCTCTTATTTTTTCGAATCTAAAATCTCTGTCTCCCATATTTTCATTATAACCATGATCCTGTACTGCAATTGCAATTTCATCAAAATCAAATTCCAAATCATATCCAAGTAAAAATTTGGATAATTTTGTAATGTTTATATCTCCCATGGAGATTTTTGAATAGGTCGAATAATCTTTTGAATCATCTGATAGTTCTATTCCAAATGATTTAACCTGTTCTAGGTTGTCACGAATTGTCTTAGCACACACAGGTTCCATTACTACATTATAACCTTTATCCATGTGCTCTAAAATAGAACGTTTAATTTTTCCTCCACCCATTATTTCTCCTTCAAAGTAAATGTCATTTTCAATTTCTCTTATTTGTTGAGAGATATATAGGTGAGGGGATGGAAGAACAAGTTTAATAGCGTTTTCTAATTCTTTTTCACTATCATAAATCATCATATCTTGAGTTCCAGTTCCAACATCAATAGCTAAAATTCTCATGGTTAAACATTATTGTTGTTTATATTATTAATAATTAAAGTGTACACATTTGTACAACAAACCTTTATATAGTACATTAATGTAATTATTAGTATGAATTACAAAATAACTTTAAACTCAAATGAAGTGCCTAAGGAATGGTACAATATTAATGCTGACTTACCTGTTGAACTTCCAATGCCTAAAAATAGTGAAGGAAGAGATCAAATTGCTTCACTTCAAAAAGCATTTACCAGAGCAGGTTTAGAACAAGAGTTTTCACAAGAAAGATATATCAAAATACCTAAAGAGGTTAGAAAACTTTACATGCAAATGGGAAGGCCTTCTCCTTTATTTAGAGCTACTAAATTGGAAGAGTACCTCAATACTCCTGCTAAAATTTATTATAAACGGGAAGATACTTCTCCAACGGGTTCGCATAAGCTAAATTCAGCAATACCTCAAGCATACTTTGCCAAAAAAGAGGGTGTTGAAAGATTGACTACTGAAACCGGTGCAGGACAATGGGGAACCGCTTTATCTCTTGCATGTAACCTTTTAGATTTAGATTGTACAGTTTACATGGTTAAAGTTTCCTTTAATCAAAAGCCTGATAGAAAAAATATCATGAATATCTATAACGGTAACGTTTATGCATCCCCTAGTGAAAATACTAAGATTGGACGTGAAATTTTAGCCAAAAATCCTGATCACCCAGGTTCACTTGGTGTTGCAATTTCAGAAGCTATGGAAGAAGCACTGGAAAATGAAGAAGTCAAATACACATTAGGCAGTGTTCTTAACCATGTAATGCTACATCAATCAATCATTGGTCAAGAACTTAAAAAACAATTGGAAATTGCAGATGAAACTCCAGATGTCATGATTGCTTGTGCTGGTGGTGGAAGTAATCTTTCTGGGTTTTTATTCCCGTTTATAAAAGATAAAATCGATGGCAAATCAGATACCCAGTTCATTGCTGTTGAACCAAGTGCTTGCCCTACATTAACCAAAGGTAGTTATGAATATGATTTTGGTGATGTAAGTGGATTTACTCCAATGCTTAAGATGTTCACGTTAGGCCACGACTTTGTAGCTCCAGCAGTTCATGCTGGTGGATTAAGATACCATGGAATGTCTCCACAGGTTTCCCTTTTAACTAAAGAAGGGTATATTGAACCTAGATCTGCCCATCAAAGAGAGGTATTTGAAGCAGGAATTACTTTTGCTCGCAATGAAGGTGTTCTACCTGCTCCTGAAACTACTCATGCTATTAAAATAGCCATTGATGAGGCATTGAAATGTAAAAAAACTGGTGAGGAAAAAACTATTGTTGTAAACTTCTCCGGTCATGGAATGTTAGATTTAAAAGGATATGCTAGCTATTTTGAAGGTAATATGCCTGATGCTAAATAATCCTTTTTTATTTTTTTATATTTTTTTAGTTATAACTTATAACTTTTAACTTATTACTTTTAATTCATTAGTTATAACTTATAAGTGTTAACGAATAACTAATAACTTATTTGTGAAAACAAATAATTTATAAGGAAGAAGTTATAAAATATAACTTATTTGTTAAAAGTTAGTTATGATAAGTTATTTCTTAAAACTTATTTTTTATAATTTAGAAGTTTTAACTTAAAACTTAATTCCTATCCCTTAGAAGTTAGAACTGATAAGTTATTTCATTTAAGTTTTAAATTGAAAGATATGACTTATTTCTTTTAACTTATACTGGATAACTTAAATGTTATTCTTTAGCATTTTGAATTTTTAAGTTATAACTCATAACTATTAACTTAAAACTTATCAAATTTAGGAGAATTCTTTAATGAGTGAAGTAATTGCAGTGATGAATCAAAAAGGAGGATGCGGTAAGACAACAACTGTTGTAAATACTGCAACATCCCTAGCGGTAATGGGTGAATCTGTTTTAGTTGTGGACATGGATCCTCAAGCTAATGCTACTACAAGTTTTGGCATTGATAAAACTAAAATAGAAAATACAATATATGATGCTATCATTGGGGATATAAATGTAAAAAAAGCAACAATTCCTACGTTTATTAAAAATTTGTTTATTATCCCAAGTAACATATCCCTTAGTGGTGCCGGAATGGAGCTTTCTCAACGTGAAAATTATCATATAATTTTAAAAGAAACTCTTGAAGAGGTTGTACCATTATTTGACTATATATTCATCGATTTACCTCCTTCATTAGGTGTAATAACCGTTAATGCATTAGTAGCTTCCGATAGTGTATTAATCCCTATTCAAGCTGAGTATTATGCACTTGAAGGGGTAGCAGATTTAATTAATACAATAAAATTAGT
This portion of the Methanobrevibacter sp. V74 genome encodes:
- a CDS encoding DUF1786 domain-containing protein; its protein translation is MRILAIDVGTGTQDMMIYDSEKELENAIKLVLPSPHLYISQQIREIENDIYFEGEIMGGGKIKRSILEHMDKGYNVVMEPVCAKTIRDNLEQVKSFGIELSDDSKDYSTYSKISMGDINITKLSKFLLGYDLEFDFDEIAIAVQDHGYNENMGDRDFRFEKIREKISEPISPLEFGFRDNLPEYLTRMQAVRRILKNEGITKTPLLMDTKFASIAGMCFDEVAKKLNSFIVIDIGNGHTTAASIEDGKIQGVFEHHTSSLTDESLERYIKRLASGEITNEEVYNDHGHGAHVLNPISKIERVIVSGPKRELIEKTNLDWHHAAPGGDVMMTGTIGLIKTIQG
- a CDS encoding TrpB-like pyridoxal phosphate-dependent enzyme, with amino-acid sequence MNYKITLNSNEVPKEWYNINADLPVELPMPKNSEGRDQIASLQKAFTRAGLEQEFSQERYIKIPKEVRKLYMQMGRPSPLFRATKLEEYLNTPAKIYYKREDTSPTGSHKLNSAIPQAYFAKKEGVERLTTETGAGQWGTALSLACNLLDLDCTVYMVKVSFNQKPDRKNIMNIYNGNVYASPSENTKIGREILAKNPDHPGSLGVAISEAMEEALENEEVKYTLGSVLNHVMLHQSIIGQELKKQLEIADETPDVMIACAGGGSNLSGFLFPFIKDKIDGKSDTQFIAVEPSACPTLTKGSYEYDFGDVSGFTPMLKMFTLGHDFVAPAVHAGGLRYHGMSPQVSLLTKEGYIEPRSAHQREVFEAGITFARNEGVLPAPETTHAIKIAIDEALKCKKTGEEKTIVVNFSGHGMLDLKGYASYFEGNMPDAK